CGCCATCCGTTCGGCGGGACCGGACCGGCTGGTGATCTTCGAAAGCAACGCATTCGGCCACAACGGCCCCTACGGCGGGGAGATCTCGCTGGCCACGCTGGCCGGCCACCGCGCCACCTCGCTGGTCACGCTGGTGGCGGGGCTCAACGATCCGTCATCCGGGGTGATCGCGAATGGCCGCGTGTACTACATCGAATCGAAGTACAGCCTGCTGTTTGCACACAAGGGGGACGACGCCGGCATACCGCGCCACGTGCCGTTCGACGTGCAGTCGGTGCCGCTGCCGCCATGAACTGCCAGCAGGGCAAGGACACGCATCGCGCCTGCCCTTGCCGGGGGCCGGCCCCGCACCGGGTATTCCGATTAAGGTGTGGCGGCAGGCAGGTCGTGGATCATCTGCTGCGCCAGCCCTTCGTAGTTGTAGTCGAAGTGATGGTCGCCGGTCTTTTCATAGACCTTGATCCACGGCGGCAGCTTGGGATCGGCGCAGATGGTGTCGTCCTTGTCCTGCACGCCGTAGTAGCAGACCACCGGTGGATGGTTGTCCAGCGCGACCAGCGGCGGCATCGCATCGTAGTGCCTGACCGGGTTGACCCACTGGAAGAAATCCTGCGTCCAGGTTTTCCACTTGCCCTCGCGCGCGGAGATATAGCCTTCCATTTCGATCTCGAAATTCGCGTCCTTGCTCGGCGAGAGCAGGACGATCTGCGCGACGCGCGCGCGCCCTTCGGGGCTGAGCTTGCCCACAATGGTGGGGATCACGTCCGCGCCGAACGAGAAGCCGATCAGCCAGACGCGCTTCTTGCCGTTCTGGGCCAGGGTGCGCGTGATCAGCGCATCCAGGTCGGCGGCCGAATCGTCCGGGCCCTTCTCGCGCCAGTAGTACTGCAGCAGGCTGATGCCTTCCACGGGAATACCGTGCGAGGCGATGATCTTGCCCAGGGACTGGTCCAGGTCGCGCCAGCCGCCGTCGCCGGAATAGAAGATGGCG
This genomic interval from Dyella japonica A8 contains the following:
- a CDS encoding virulence factor family protein, with amino-acid sequence MKRFWKVVGLVLVFAACVGLLAWHPWHHASMDESLVQVPAQPGVTPLEGRGDVVAIFYSGDGGWRDLDQSLGKIIASHGIPVEGISLLQYYWREKGPDDSAADLDALITRTLAQNGKKRVWLIGFSFGADVIPTIVGKLSPEGRARVAQIVLLSPSKDANFEIEMEGYISAREGKWKTWTQDFFQWVNPVRHYDAMPPLVALDNHPPVVCYYGVQDKDDTICADPKLPPWIKVYEKTGDHHFDYNYEGLAQQMIHDLPAATP